The Candidatus Omnitrophota bacterium genomic interval CATATCCCCCTTCAGGATGGACGATATATTCATCCGTGAAGCCGTTTAAGGTAAGCGCGCCCAGCCCCAGAAACACACTTGCGCAATCAACAAGTTTTTCCTGATCGCACGCGCCAAAGATAGACGGTTCAAGCCCCCAAACATAAATATGGCTTAGTTCGTGCGCCAGCAGGTTTATCTCTTCCCGCCTGTCTTTTATTTTGGTCGAGACAAACACTGTCATCTCATCGCCTTCTCTTTTGATATAAGCAGGGGGCTTTTCCTCGTCGTGATAGGCAAGCTCGATTTCCGCATCCCCTAAGCCCATAACGGTCTTGAGTTTATCAATAGCGGCCTGCAAATTATCCGTATTCTTAATTCCCAGCTCAAGCACCAGCTCTTTCCCTGGATGTTTATGTTTGGATAAAAGATCGTAGTAGGCATCTACCTCGACGGTGTCGATCGGAACAACGCTAAAGCGGTCAAAATATCGCTCGATCTCCGGATAGTAAATAACGGCCAACCCTATCGCAAGAAACAAGGCGCATATCAAAAGAATAGAGGAAAAGAACTTTTTGATTGCCCTGTGTATATTGCGGGATCTTTTTATTGCAGCCTTCATGAGCGCACCCCATGATATTTTGTCCTAAAGTAGCGCGTCCCCTTATTTCTTGATTATTCTCGGCGTCAGGATAATATCAAGGCTGGACGACTTGCCAGATCTGAAAAACATCCCGGAAAAATCTTTATCCTGAATAAGTCCGCCTATGGAAACCGGCTGGCCGTCGGCAGCCATTACGGTAGTGGAAAGCGTTTTAACATCGATGATTTTTTTCTTCCTGTCTATGACAGCGCTTATTTCTGGCGTAAGTTCTATTTCTATGACGCCGCCTCTTATTTTAGGAGTCACTCTGAGCGATGTGCCGACTTCTTTCCATACGACTTCTCTTGTCTCAATATACCCATTATCAAAGAGATAATCTACATAATAATCAACAAACGGCACATCCTTTCCCACCCTGATGGAAGCCGAAAGCCCATCGGTCACGACTATATGCTGTTTTGTATAGTTCGATGTATTAACACTGTAAGTCTCGCCCAGTCCTTTGACGCCGGCGTCTTTTCTGCTAAATTCTTTAAACTCCACTTCTATGGATATGTTAGGTGGAAGGCCTTCAGCAAATGCCGGGCGGCATAGTAAAATAAAAAATAACAGGCGCGCAATTCTCCAGAGTTCCATCTCTCAGTATCTCCTATTAACTAACGAAAATAAAACAGCCGGGTCATCCCACCCGGCTATATTCACAGTTTATAATCACCTCATATACGCGAAACTGATGATTGGCGCTCATTGTGCGCTTCTCCGATCTTAGTTTACGTATTATAGCACCGGGGGCCAGGTAAGGCAATAGGATTCAGCGGCTTATCAGGGCGAGTTTGGCGGAGCGGGAGAGGGAGAGGCACTATTGGGATAGCATGACTTCGGTATATGTCTGGCCTTCTATGCTGGTAAGG includes:
- a CDS encoding type II and III secretion system protein is translated as MELWRIARLLFFILLCRPAFAEGLPPNISIEVEFKEFSRKDAGVKGLGETYSVNTSNYTKQHIVVTDGLSASIRVGKDVPFVDYYVDYLFDNGYIETREVVWKEVGTSLRVTPKIRGGVIEIELTPEISAVIDRKKKIIDVKTLSTTVMAADGQPVSIGGLIQDKDFSGMFFRSGKSSSLDIILTPRIIKK